The window GCTTCGATCAGGTCGGCCATGGCCTCACCGGGCCTGATCCGCAGGATGATTACTCCACCGCCAATTTCGTCGCCGATATCGGCGCGGTGGCGGACAAGCTGGGCCTTGAGCGCTTCGTGATCGGCGGCAATTCGATGGGGGGCAAGCACGCGCTTGCCTATGCCATCGCCCATCCCGAGCGGCTGACGGGCCTCGTGCTGGTCGACGGCAGCGGCGGGCCGATGCTCAAGGTCGCGAGCGACAAGAAAGAGGAGAAGAAGGGCGGCGGCAATATCGGCTTCACCATCGCGCGCATGCCGGGCCTCAATCGCATTGCCGAGCAGATCACCCCGCGCTTCCTCATCCAGCAGAGCCTCGAACAGAGCGTATCGGTGAAGTCGGTGGCGAGCGAGGCGGCGGTGGATCGCTACTGGGAAATGCTGCGCTATCCCGGCAACCGGCGGGCGACGCTCACGCGCTTCAGCCAGCCCTATGACCCGCTCGCTGCGCAGGACATTGCCGCGGTCAAGGTGCCGACCCTGATCCTGTGGGGCGAGGAGGACCGCGTGATCCCGGTCGAGGCGGGATACTGGCTCGAAAAGACCATCCCGGGCAGCAAACTGGTGGTCTATCC is drawn from Erythrobacter sp. and contains these coding sequences:
- a CDS encoding alpha/beta hydrolase gives rise to the protein MKKWLVRAGLALFGILLIAFLVLRTPDTDVAEMRAKYGAPPSQFVEIGGGVTVHLRDEGPKDAPAIILLHGSNADLHTWQPWVEALKGQYRVIRFDQVGHGLTGPDPQDDYSTANFVADIGAVADKLGLERFVIGGNSMGGKHALAYAIAHPERLTGLVLVDGSGGPMLKVASDKKEEKKGGGNIGFTIARMPGLNRIAEQITPRFLIQQSLEQSVSVKSVASEAAVDRYWEMLRYPGNRRATLTRFSQPYDPLAAQDIAAVKVPTLILWGEEDRVIPVEAGYWLEKTIPGSKLVVYPRIGHLPQEEAVEATLGDLTPWLAAHSGSLPAR